The genome window tattttactttttaaaacagataCAAAGTTTTAAATGCAAGCGCCATCCCAGAGGGACAGTTCATTGATAGCAAGAAGGCTTCAGAGAAACTTCTTGGATCCATTGATGTTGATCACACCCAGTATAAATTTGGCCACACCAAGGTAAAAATATTCTGGGGAACAAAAGTGAAACATCTGACTTTACTGTAACAGTGAGCAATATTCTCAAATATTTTACTTCTCCAGGTGTTTTTCAAAGCTGGCCTCCTTGGTACTCTAGAGGAGATGAGAGATGAGAAGTTGGCACAATTGATTACACGTACGCAAGCCGTGTGCCGTGGCTATGTGATGAGGCTGGAATTCCAGAAAATGATGGAAAGGAGGTAGAATTTTGACATCATTAATAGAATTCATGACCTAGTGAACCTCTTGTCACAAGGACATGTGACAAAAGTATAAACTACTGTTGGACCACAAACATGTTGCAGCAAATTTGTGAATTTGCCATAGTCTGTGGTACACACACATAGCCAATTCTGCTCCATGATACACAGAACAATGTTTATGCCTCAGAAAAAATGCATTTGCTGCACTTATACTTAACGCTTTAGGAGTCTTAGAATGAAACTTGATAATGTTGTCTGTGAGACAGCAGTGTAGAGGAAACCATCATAAATTCTTGCACATTGTCCCACTTCTTTGCAAAATAAGCAAAACGTGTTTCAATAATATAGTATGACTGTTATAAAACAAATTGGAATGAGGAGTAGAATAAACTGtagataaaataaaaaacaaactttGGTCACACCAGTTTTTTTCTGGAATCATATTCAAAGATGTCATGTTGCCTTCCTTGCAGGGAGTCCATCTTTACAATTCAGTACAATATCCGTTCATTCATGAATGTCAAGACCTGGCCTTGGATGAAGCTGTACTTTAAGATCAAGCCTCTGCTGAAGAGTGCCGAGTCTGAGAAGGAGATGGCCAACATGAAGGAAGAGTTTGAGAAAACTAAGGAGGACCTTGCCAAGTCAGAGGCCAAACGGAAGGAACTGGAAGAAAAAATGGTGTCTCTGATGCAAGAGAAAAATGACTTGCAGCTCCAAGTCCAAGCTGTAAGCATTACTGGTGActtaaaatatgcatttttaatGTCACTGATAGCATGTTTAAGTGTATAAGGAGCTCAAACTTTGCAGTAGAACACTGGGAATAGGAGTGCTTCATTTATTCTTCTCTACATACCTTTTATAAACCTTTTCTTACCATAGTTGGTGTAAAGCTGTGTATGATGTGTCTAGTCTTAAAGGCATTTTGTGTATACATATGCACATATAATAAATTTGCTTTTGGGTATGATATATAAGCCATAAACATTAGATCCTGCTCCAATATATATGTTTAATGTGAATTATCCAGTTTCGGATATCTGCCATGTTCATTTCAATGGCAGGAAATAAATCATGTTCTAATGTGTCACTATGCTGGTTTTTGCACTAGAAATAAAAGGTTGTACTCAGGATCTGGTTATATGGTTATAGCTCTGGATTCAAAACCCTGACCCAGTTCTGGGATGCACATGTTTTTCACCTCTAGGAATCAGATGGCTTGGCAGATGCTGAGGAGAGGTGCGACCAGCTGATCAAAACCAAAATCCAGCTGGAAGCCAAAATTAAAGAGCTGACGGAACGagcagaagatgaagaggaaATGAATGCTGAGTTGACAGCCAAGAAGAGGAAGCTGGAAGATGAATGCTCAGAGCTGAAGAAAGACATTGATGATCTTGAGTTGACACTGGCCAAGGTTGAAAAGGAAAAGCATGCCACTGAGAATAAGGTACTGGCCAGAATACCTTCAAATCTGTAGCGAGTAGTCAAAATGTACCACCCTCATTGCATAGCATGATCAAATTCTGGATGTATTTCCATTCTGAAAGGTGAAAAACCTTACTGAGGAGATGGCAGTTTTGGATGAGAACATTGCCAAACTGACCAAGGAAAAGAAAGCCCTCCAAGAAGCCCATCAACAGACCTTGGATGACCTGCAGGCAGAAGAGGACAAAGTGAATACTCTGACCAAAGCAAAGACCAAGCTGGAGCAGCAAGTGGATGATGTGAGCACAATAATATGGGGAATAATATCTCTGaggtggcccacccaccctagggagaatggtagggagggggagaggggaggggaatggaaggtgGGCCGTCATCTGGTcttggcccacccacactagggggaaggggagggaggggacctggcattTGGTCATGGCCCACTCACTCTGGGGGGAGTGacggggagaggggaagaggtcccatcatctggttgaggcccacccaccctggagagAAGGGTATGGAGTGGCAGGGTCTTTATGACTTCTTTCTCTTCAGCTTGAAGGGTCTCTGGAGCAAGAAAAGAAGCTCCGCATGGACCTTGAAAGAGCCAAGAGGAAGCTTGAAGGAGATCTGAAGCTGGCCCAGGAATCTACAATGGATTTGGAGAATGACAAACAGCAGCTGGATGAAAAGCTTAAGAAGTAAGCATGGCTTTCTTTGGAAGATTTGTACCAcacatttaatttggattttttgaaCTAGACCTTAGATACGGACTCTCACATATTATGTTTTGTCATGAAAAGGAAAGACTTTGAAATCAGCCAACTCCAAAGCAAAATTGAAGACGAGCAGGCCTTAGGCTCTCAGCTTCAGAAGAAGATCAAGGAGCTACAGGCAAGTTGCAACATGGCCTCCTTAGGACTGAGTGAATTAACTCATCTGAGAAGCATCTTTGACTCCTAATGGTTGCTTCCTTGTTTCTAGGCCCGAATTGAAGAACTGGAGGAGGAGATTGAGGCAGAACGTGCCTCTCGGGCCAAAGCAGAGAAGCAGCGGGCTGATCTCTCCAGGGAACTTGAAGAGATCAGTGAGCGTCTGGAGGAAGCTGGTGGGGCAACAGCAGCTCAGATTGAGATGAACAAGAAACGCGAGGCAGAATTCCAGAAGCTGCGCAGAGACCTTGAAGAGGCTACTCTGCAGCATGAAGCCACTGCAGCTGCCTTCCGCAAGAAGCATGCAGACAGCACAGCTGAACTTGGGGAACAAATTGATAACCTGCAGCGCGTGAAACAGAAGctggagaaggaaaagagtgagCTGAAGATGGAGATTGATGACCTTGCCAGCAACATGGAATCTGTCTCTAAGGCTAAGGTCTGCCATGATAATTTTACAGTTTTTCAAGCACATTAAAAGTAAACGGCTTTTTTTGAATACAAAATATATTTGACTCACATAATTAAAGCCCTTCCTTTTGAACATTCCTCACTCTTACACTGAAAAATATCTTTCAAGTGAATGTTGTATTTCCTTTTACTCATTTCAGTCAACTCTTGAGAAATTAAGCCGCACCTTAGAAGACCAGCTCAGTGAACTTAAAGCAAAGGAGGAAGAACATCAGCGCACAATCAATGATCTGAGTGCCCAAAAGGCTCGTCTGCAAACAGAAACAGGTGTGAAATTTGAGCAAATTTTGCCTCAATCAGCAACCTTAAAAGCATAGgaagagttctgctggatcagacctagtccagcatcctgattttttgtgtgtgtgtaaaaatgatATTTATTCACTAATGCCTCTTACAGTACCTTAAAATAAAAGAGCCAAATACACTTCAACTTAAcctgctaattaaaaaaaaatggcaggtgggCGACTCAAGAGAATTAAAAAGCAAAAGAGCAACAACAGAAAACGAATTCCCACACAAAATCATCTGCAACATTTGGGGACAGGAAGAAACACAGCCACCAACTCAATGCAAAGCTGGAGACAGGATGGATGGGGAGCGGAAGCAGAtcagtttttgcaaaaaaaagcatCCTGATTTACACAATGGCAAACAAGTTATTCTGGGGTATCAATAAGAAGGGCATAGATTTTAAGACCACCACCTAATTTGGCCTCAAAATACACATTTTCTTCCTGCTAGTTACTACCAATAATAGATATTGATAGACCTCTCCTTCATGAACCATTTTTTAagaatttgtttattttgcacttctagataacacatacatagaaaggtAGTAATAGTTTtgcatgagctgcaagcagaggtaaCCTCTGTGGGGAGTCTTCATGGAGAAACTATAGTGTAAAACTATGTAAAactatagtgaaagtgagtgggtgGAATGGGGCGAGcttcagccaatccgaatgcagaAAACGGAGGCTGCCCTCACATGCTtgaaagagactacggaagagctcgtggtgcttaagcggtgctcatgggaaagccctgggcttgtggggaaccatttggggcttccctcactggccctgatTTGAGTGAAGGAcagagctgggcagcagtggggaactacaagcagggtgagaagccctgcagcaggtgCAAAATCaaagttaattaatttattaacacTTATTATTAACTCTTAATTTATTAACACTTGTGGCAACTATTTTTTAAGAATAATGCATAATTTTTAATTCTGACAATTTAATCCATTTTTGCTTAATCAGGTGAATTATCACGCCAGGTAGAGGAAAAAGATTCGCTGATCTCTCAGCTCTCAAGAGGCAAGCAAGCCTTTACCCAGCAAATAGAAGAACTGAAAAGGCAGCTTGAGGAGGAGACAAAGGTGtggttccatttttttcttttaccactACAATACTGGACTTTGCCATTTATTATTTCCAAGTATGATTattagtttgggtgctgtgtggtttccgggctgtatggccgtgttctagcagcattctctcctgacgtttcgcctgcatctgtggctggcatcttcagaggatcctctgaagatgccagccacagatgcaggcgaaacgtcaggagagaatgctgctagaacacggccatacagcccggaaaccacacagcacccaagtgattccggccgtgaaagccttcgacaatacataagatTATTACTCTGTAGAGTTtagtttagtaaaaaaaaatggacttatatattttttataatttCTCCAAACACTGTGGGATCCCTGTCTCTAATCAAACTCTCAAAACGTTTTTCTTCCCATGTGCCATTTAGTAAAATGTCCACCATTCTTAATTTCAGAAGTGCTGAGAAACTTAACATTCAAAAAAGCTCTCTAGATATCTAATTATGGTGGACTCCGCAACTTTCCAATTGGCCAGGAGCATATCTGGAGCACTTTTGGCAACCAACCCCTCCAGCTGTCTACTTGGTCTAGCAAAGAGATAACGGGTTTCATTATGCTGCATTGGATCTTGTGCTttctttctgctgttttcctCTGGTGAGGAAATATGCAAGAAAGAAGGCATACAAGGTTATTGAACCCAAGTCATAAACACTGCTCACAAAATCAATATACAGAAAGTTAAACTGGATATTGAATTAAGCTATTAGAAAAGGCCAAAACGGGCTCGAGCCCATAAAATTGTATCTTAGCATATTTGTTAGTCCTTAAGGGCCACAcggttgtttgttgtttttacaaCAGACTATGGAATTTTTCACTAAATAATGTAACTCTTTATCTCAGGCCAAGAATGCACTAGCTCATGGTTTGCAATCTGCTCGTCATGACTGTGACTTGCTGCGGGAGCAATATGAAGAGGAGCAGGAAGCCAAGGCTGAGCTACAACGTGCCATGTCCAAGGCCAACAGTGAGGTTGCCCAGTGGAGGACCAAATATGAGACTGATGCCATTCAGCGCACTGAGGAACTCGAAGAGGCCAAGTGAGTGCTGGTAGCTGTGGTATGCACCTGTGTGCACCTGTGTGTGCATGCAGGCGTATGTGTgcgaggggagagggagagaggcaaTAAAAGCATTAACTTGTGAAAAGTGTATTGTGTGTCAAAAGTGTATTTCGCACAAGAACACAATATGTCTTTATCTGGAAAGGAATGCAGAAAAACAGTTACATGTATCAGAGTTCACAAAAAACAAGCCACGTGCTATTatttttgggggggcagggagcagaGTAGCTGCAGGAAAGTTTGCATTATGATACAGTGGCAAGATGGTGATTGAATGAAAAAGTGTATTTTTGCTAAATATACTGTGTCCTCAGGACACCCTAAAAATCAATTCACTGCCAACCAAGattaacttatttttaaaagatattttcatgtcttcatttataccacacttttctccccactgggaacCCAAAGTGACTATCTACATTCTTCCattctccatttaatcctcataCAAATCCTGTGAATCTAGCCCTCGGTAACCCAGAAAGCACCTGAAGCAGTGTAAGGATTCAAAcctaagtctcccagatcctagtctaacactgcAACCATTATACCATGGTGGGTCTCATTTGTGTCACAAATCAATCACAGCAtgcatgtgggggcacaaaatggctTTGTGCCTTTATATCCATTGCTCACCTTGTGCCTATACATTCCATTCTCTCAGGAAAAAGCTCGCCCAGCGCCTGCAGGATGCTGAAGAACACGTAGAGGCTGTGAATTCCAAGTGTGCTTCCCTCGAGAAGACAAAACAGAGACTTCAGAATGAAGTGGAGGACCTCATGATTGATGTGGAAAGGTCCAACGCAGCCTGCGCAGCTCTAGATAAGAAGCAGAAGAACTTTGACAAGGTAGACAGAAATTGGATACTGATGTAGTATTACTGGCCAAGATCAGAGTTTGGAAAATAGTATCTAAGGTCCTTGCTTATATTTTCTTGATGGTATTTTACAGATTCTGGCAGAATGGAAGCAGAAATACGAAGAAACCCAATCTGAACTGGAAGCTTCCCAGAAGGAGTCTCGCTCTCTGAGCACGGAGCTCTTCAAGATGAAGAATGCTTATGAGGAGTCCTTGGATCAGCTGGAAACGCTGAAACGGGAGAACAAGAATCTTCAACGTAAggccattatttcttttttaaaagttcacaagCTACCAGTTCGCTGGTGTAGCAGAAACATGTCAGTTATTATTCCTGTTCCAAGAAATGATGGTGTGTGTATGaagtgctgtcatgtcacagccaatttatggctaccCCAGCAAGGGTTTTTccaaggcaaatgagaaacagtggtggtttgctattgccccCCTCTGCTGAGCCTACTTTGgaagtctcctttccaagtactgaccctgcttagcttttaggatccgacaagattgggctatatatCATGTTGTGTTCCCGCCAACAAGAAATGATTAAGACACcaagttgttatttatttatttacttcatttaaacctcACTTTTATCCACAGTGGGGACAAAAAGTGACTTATGTTGCCCTCCTTCCTTtcattctgtcctcacaacagccctgtgaggtggattaggCTGAAACTATGTGAAAGCCCAAAgcaacccagcaagtttctatggcagtgtaaggatttgaacttgggcctcccagatcctagtctgacattctaaccatgcTGGCAGTAATGTCCTCATGCAGTCCTTCCCTCCAAAGTCCTTTCGTCTGAAGGGGTCACATTACGAGCACATTGTGAGCTACAAAACACAATTTCATCATTATGTTACTGTTATTTATAAACCACCGAAATAATCAGGCATTTTGCAGTTTTCATAAATTAATCAAGCACTGTTCACCGTCTCACAATCTAGGATAGTACTAATACTATGGTGCTAAATATTCTGTTCTGCACAGGTGATCTGTGATAAATTAAAGAAatattcttcccccttccccgcccaaattaaaactagattttattcAACTGCAGCATACATTTGTTTCTTCTCATCTATATGagtcaccatggtgtagtggttggaaccAGGTATAGTAGGAATAACCAGAttctcatggtgtagtggttagaatcaGGTTCAAATTTAAGTTTACAATGAAACTCACTGAGtaatctctctcagcctcaccagttcacaaggttgttgggagAATGACATGAAAGAAATGGGAAACCATGCGTGCTCCTATTACCCCTTTAAACaaagagtggaataaaaatgcacCAGATCAATCAATCATATTTTTTTGCATGCTTTGATGGAAACCAACAGAGGAGATATCTGACCTCACGGAGCAGATTGCTGAGGGAGGAAAGGCCATCCATGAACTGGAGAAAGTGAAGAAGCAGATTGAGCAAGAGAAATCTGAAATCCAGGCTTCTCTAGAGGAAGCTGAGGTAAGAATAATAttgtaaatagaaaaaaataaatgtatctAATTCTGTGAAACAATACAGTAGACACCTAAAGGGACTATGAACAAAAACGTTGGAAGtataaagaaatataaaatattcaATATACAGTACTATGTTCAGAAGATAGACAATTGCTGATTTTACTCCAAAATTTacaagttttaaattgttttctaaGGCCTCACTGGAACATGAAGAAGGCAAAATCCTCCGCATTCAACTTGAGCTCAACCAGGTGAAGTCTGAGGTTGACAGGAGAATTGCAGAGAAGGATGAGGAAATTGATCAGCTGAAGAGGAATCACCTGAGAGTGGTAGAGTCCATGCAGAGCACACTGGATGCTGAGATCAGGAGCAGAAATGATGCCCTACGTCTCAAGAAGAAGATGGAGGGAGATCTGAATGAAATGGAAATCCAGCTGAGCCATGCCAACCGCCAAGCTGCCGAGACATTCAAGAACCTCAGAAACACACAAGGACTGCTCAAGGTACTCTTAAATTACATTATTCCATTACACCATAAATAATAATGACTATCGCTGTACAAAGAATGCTAATTGTACTACttgattttaatattattttccaGGACACACAACTTCATTTGGATGATGCCCTAAGAAGCCAGGAAGACTTAAAGGAGCAGGTGGCCATGGTGGAGCGCAGGGCTAACCTGATGCAGGCTGAGATTGAAGAGCTCCGGGCAGCCCTGGAACAGACAGAAAGGGGCAGGAAAGTGGCTGAACAGGAACTCCTGGATGCCAGTGAACGTGTGCAGCTCCTCCACACACAGGTCAGCTTCTAATGAACAGTGTACCCTTACACAGTCgctgagagagaagaaagaattgTGTATAGGCCCTGTTCTAAAAGGCAAAAAATCAGCATGATGAATATGTTAGGAAAATCTGCAGTTTCCCTGTCCTTCTTTCTGAGTACCTTGCTGGTCatcatggttttttaaaaaaaataggaaaactatgcCTGACTAACATTTGTCAGGCTTGACATAAAACATAGAATGGATACTGGGAAGATTATTATTTAATTCAGTTACAGAATTTTTGGTCTCCTTTGGGACTATAAAGGGAGTTGAGAAATAAGGTTAGGTATCAACATAGGCACTCTTTCTGCTCAATTCTGAATGGTTGCCCTTTGCAATCCTTACACATAATTCCCCAAGAGATGGAATGTCGTGACAACCTACTTTCCACCAATCGGTGTGCAAGACTCACTTCCTGTTGAGGAAGTGTGTCTTGCCTGGAAACTGGTGGGAATTGCATCCCGCACCAGTTCCCCTCCTGACTTTCCCCCAACCCAAGAGCAGTGGGACAGCAGTGGCAAGTTGCCCTCCCCTTCTTGCCTGGCaaaagcctccccattccccgaTCCTCCCTCCTGTGCCCTTAAACCCAAGCCAGGCAGGGCACAGGCAGCAAGCCACCTTTTCTGCCAGCCCGGCAGAAGCTTCCccattctcccacccccactctccacctccaaatccccacccccatttccacTTACCCAGGAGCCCCCAACAGTCCCTGCCAAAAAAGATGAGGAGgtacagccaaaaaaaaagttgACCAGGGGAGTGGGTGGAAGAAGCGGTGGCAGAAGAGGTGGATGGGGGAGGAAGCAGACAGCCAGGAAACATGGCTGtgttccccatggacaaaatatcctgggataaggaggtgaaacatcccggttcaggCATGGCTTCCAGGCTTAATTTGGGGctgccctgcaagatttcccttatcctgcagctttcaaaaaaacaatgaaattggtgattcttttgaGAAAGCTCATGtactcctgctcccatgcaaacaccatgggagacggGGCGGTTTATTTTTCCAGGTTCAGCGCCTGCTCTCCCTACCCCTTAGGAGCAGTCAATCAGAAAGttggaaa of Sphaerodactylus townsendi isolate TG3544 linkage group LG03, MPM_Stown_v2.3, whole genome shotgun sequence contains these proteins:
- the LOC125429056 gene encoding myosin-4 — encoded protein: MSSDAEMAVFGPAAVYLRKSEKERIEAQNKPFDAKSSVFVVDPKISYVKATVQSREGGKVTAKTEKGESVTVKDDQVFPMNPPKYDKIEDMAMMTHLHEPAVLYNLKERYAAWMIYTYSGLFCVTVNPYKWLPVYNPEVVSAYRGKKRQEAPPHIFSISDNAYQFMLTDRENQSILITGESGAGKTVNTKRVIQYFATIATTGDKKKEEAAPTPGKMQGTLEDQIISANPLLEAFGNAKTVRNDNSSRFGKFIRIHFGTTGKLSSADIETYLLEKSRVTFQLKAERSYHIFYQIMSNKKPELIEMLLITTNPYDFAFVSQGEITVPSIDDQEELMATDSAIDILGFNADEKTAIYKLTGAVMHYGNMKFKQKQREEQAEPDGTEVADKAAYLMNLNSADLLKALCYPRVKVGNEYVTKGQTVQQVYNSVGALAKAVFEKMFLWMVVRINQQLDTKQPRQYFIGVLDIAGFEIFDFNSLEQLCINFTNEKLQQFFNHHMFVLEQEEYKKEGIDWEFIDFGMDLAACIELIEKPMGIFSILEEECMFPKATDTSFKNKLYDQHLGKSNNFQKPKPAKGKAEAHFSLVHYAGTVDYNISGWLDKNKDPLNETVVGLFQKSSMKTLALLFADRPAEAEGGGSKKAAKKKGSSFQTVSALFRENLNKLMSNLRSTHPHFVRCLIPNETKTPGAMEHELVLHQLRCNGVLEGIRICRKGFPSRIIYGDFKQRYKVLNASAIPEGQFIDSKKASEKLLGSIDVDHTQYKFGHTKVFFKAGLLGTLEEMRDEKLAQLITRTQAVCRGYVMRLEFQKMMERRESIFTIQYNIRSFMNVKTWPWMKLYFKIKPLLKSAESEKEMANMKEEFEKTKEDLAKSEAKRKELEEKMVSLMQEKNDLQLQVQAESDGLADAEERCDQLIKTKIQLEAKIKELTERAEDEEEMNAELTAKKRKLEDECSELKKDIDDLELTLAKVEKEKHATENKVKNLTEEMAVLDENIAKLTKEKKALQEAHQQTLDDLQAEEDKVNTLTKAKTKLEQQVDDLEGSLEQEKKLRMDLERAKRKLEGDLKLAQESTMDLENDKQQLDEKLKKKDFEISQLQSKIEDEQALGSQLQKKIKELQARIEELEEEIEAERASRAKAEKQRADLSRELEEISERLEEAGGATAAQIEMNKKREAEFQKLRRDLEEATLQHEATAAAFRKKHADSTAELGEQIDNLQRVKQKLEKEKSELKMEIDDLASNMESVSKAKSTLEKLSRTLEDQLSELKAKEEEHQRTINDLSAQKARLQTETGELSRQVEEKDSLISQLSRGKQAFTQQIEELKRQLEEETKAKNALAHGLQSARHDCDLLREQYEEEQEAKAELQRAMSKANSEVAQWRTKYETDAIQRTEELEEAKKKLAQRLQDAEEHVEAVNSKCASLEKTKQRLQNEVEDLMIDVERSNAACAALDKKQKNFDKILAEWKQKYEETQSELEASQKESRSLSTELFKMKNAYEESLDQLETLKRENKNLQQEISDLTEQIAEGGKAIHELEKVKKQIEQEKSEIQASLEEAEASLEHEEGKILRIQLELNQVKSEVDRRIAEKDEEIDQLKRNHLRVVESMQSTLDAEIRSRNDALRLKKKMEGDLNEMEIQLSHANRQAAETFKNLRNTQGLLKDTQLHLDDALRSQEDLKEQVAMVERRANLMQAEIEELRAALEQTERGRKVAEQELLDASERVQLLHTQNTSLINTKKKLETDIAQIQGEVEETIQEARNAEEKAKKAITDAAMMAEELKKEQDTSAHLERMKKNLEQTVKDLQLRLDEAEQLAMKGGKKQLQKLEARVRELEGEVESEQKRSADAIKGVRKYERRVKELTYQSEEDRKNVLRLQDLVDKLQLKVKAYKRQSEESEEQSNVNLSKFRKIQHELEEAEERADVAESQVNKLRVRSREVQKKVVSEE